In Paenibacillus algicola, a genomic segment contains:
- a CDS encoding Maf family protein, with the protein MTDNRSRRQIVLASTSPRRQELIQMLGLPVEVMPSGADEDTPAGWKPEQVVESLALRKAEAVLERCRLAAPAAVIVGSDTVVVLDGEILGKPRNPEEAVSMLSRLQGRRHAVYTGIACVDLSTGTSLLRHRVTTVAMKPLLETQIESYVRTGEPMDKAGAYGIQGLGAVLVESIEGDYFNVVGLSISMLSDMLLELGISVLDGCLQSSSQGGRNMTR; encoded by the coding sequence GTGACGGACAACAGATCTCGGCGGCAGATTGTGCTTGCCTCAACCTCTCCTCGAAGACAGGAGCTGATTCAAATGCTTGGTCTTCCGGTTGAAGTTATGCCTAGCGGCGCTGACGAAGACACGCCTGCAGGATGGAAGCCTGAGCAGGTTGTGGAGAGTCTGGCTCTCCGCAAGGCTGAGGCTGTGTTAGAGCGCTGTAGACTTGCTGCACCGGCAGCTGTTATTGTCGGGAGTGATACGGTAGTCGTGCTGGATGGGGAGATTCTGGGCAAGCCCCGGAACCCGGAGGAGGCTGTTTCAATGCTCTCCCGGCTTCAGGGAAGAAGACATGCCGTATATACTGGCATTGCCTGCGTGGATCTATCCACAGGGACAAGCCTGCTCCGGCATCGCGTCACAACTGTAGCGATGAAGCCGCTTCTGGAGACTCAGATTGAGAGCTATGTAAGAACCGGCGAGCCGATGGACAAGGCAGGGGCATATGGCATTCAAGGATTGGGTGCTGTTCTGGTGGAGAGCATCGAGGGCGATTACTTCAATGTCGTGGGCCTCTCGATCTCTATGCTGTCCGATATGCTGCTGGAGCTGGGGATTTCCGTGCTCGACGGATGCTTGCAGAGCAGCAGCCAGGGCGGCAGGAACATGACGCGTTGA
- the radC gene encoding RadC family protein — translation MESHAFMLRDIPHDERPRERMMAYGASALSHAELLAILLRTGTRQESAVHVAQRILQQAGSIRELSDLSITELTQIKGIGPAKAVQLKAGIELGRRMSGFKRGEPVIIRSPRDAADLLSEELRSLHKEHFVCLFLNTKNHVIAQETLSIGSLNAAVVHPREVFRAAIKSSCASLVCAHNHPSGDPTPSPEDIALTTRLVEAGSIIGIDVLDHIIIGDGSFVSLKERGLM, via the coding sequence ATGGAGTCGCACGCATTTATGCTGCGCGATATCCCCCATGATGAACGACCTAGAGAGCGCATGATGGCTTATGGGGCAAGCGCTTTGAGTCATGCTGAGCTGCTCGCGATACTGCTGCGGACCGGAACCCGCCAGGAATCGGCGGTGCACGTAGCCCAGCGGATATTGCAACAGGCAGGCAGCATTCGGGAGCTGTCAGATTTAAGCATTACCGAATTGACGCAGATTAAAGGGATCGGGCCAGCCAAGGCGGTTCAGCTAAAGGCCGGGATTGAGCTGGGACGAAGAATGTCCGGTTTTAAGCGAGGCGAGCCGGTCATTATCCGGAGTCCGCGCGATGCTGCAGATCTGCTTAGCGAGGAGCTGCGCTCTCTGCATAAAGAACACTTTGTTTGTCTTTTTTTAAATACCAAGAATCATGTGATTGCTCAGGAGACGCTGTCCATTGGCAGCTTGAACGCAGCGGTCGTGCATCCCAGAGAGGTCTTCCGGGCTGCCATCAAGAGCAGCTGCGCTTCGCTCGTCTGTGCGCACAATCATCCCAGCGGGGATCCTACACCAAGCCCGGAGGATATTGCGCTTACAACACGCCTGGTCGAGGCGGGGAGCATTATCGGGATTGACGTACTGGATCACATCATTATTGGAGATGGAAGCTTTGTCAGTTTGAAGGAACGCGGTTTGATGTAA
- a CDS encoding rod shape-determining protein, producing MFGGFTKDLGIDLGTANTLVYVRGKGIVVREPSVVALRTDTKSIEAVGESAKKMIGRTPGNIRAIRPMKDGVIADFDTTATMIKYFIRQAQKQRSFFQRHPNVMVCVPSGITAVEQRAVEDATKQAGAREAYTIEEPFAAAIGADLPVWEPTGSMVVDIGGGTTEVAVISLGGIVTSRSVRVAGDEMDESIISYIKRQYNLMIGERTAEQLKMEVGSAMPLESVETMEIRGRDLVTGLPKTISITSDEISEALADTINAIVEAVKVTLEKCPPELAADIMDRGIVLTGGGALLRNLDKLLAEETGMPVIVAENPLDCVAIGTGKALDNIHLFKSRSSSASRSKR from the coding sequence ATGTTTGGTGGATTCACGAAGGATTTAGGAATTGATTTGGGGACAGCGAATACACTCGTTTATGTCCGTGGTAAAGGTATTGTCGTTCGGGAGCCCTCGGTGGTTGCCCTGCGTACAGATACGAAGAGCATTGAGGCGGTCGGTGAATCTGCCAAGAAAATGATTGGACGCACCCCCGGCAACATCCGGGCAATCCGGCCAATGAAGGACGGCGTCATCGCCGATTTTGACACTACGGCGACGATGATTAAATATTTCATTCGTCAGGCGCAGAAGCAGCGCTCGTTCTTTCAGCGTCATCCGAATGTCATGGTGTGTGTGCCTTCCGGTATTACAGCGGTAGAACAGCGCGCTGTAGAGGACGCAACGAAGCAAGCCGGTGCACGTGAAGCCTACACGATTGAGGAGCCGTTCGCAGCGGCAATCGGAGCGGATCTACCGGTATGGGAGCCGACGGGCAGCATGGTAGTAGATATCGGCGGAGGAACGACAGAGGTAGCTGTTATTTCGTTGGGCGGAATCGTAACAAGCCGCTCGGTTCGCGTTGCCGGCGATGAAATGGATGAATCCATCATCTCTTATATCAAACGCCAGTATAATTTAATGATCGGAGAGCGGACGGCAGAACAGCTGAAGATGGAAGTAGGCTCCGCCATGCCGCTGGAATCCGTAGAAACCATGGAAATTCGCGGCCGGGATCTCGTGACCGGACTGCCGAAGACGATCTCGATTACGTCCGATGAGATCAGTGAAGCGCTGGCAGATACGATCAATGCCATCGTTGAAGCTGTAAAGGTTACGCTGGAGAAATGTCCGCCGGAGCTCGCAGCAGATATTATGGACCGCGGCATTGTGCTTACCGGTGGCGGTGCGCTGCTCCGTAACCTCGATAAGCTGCTTGCAGAAGAAACCGGAATGCCGGTCATTGTGGCCGAGAATCCGCTGGATTGCGTAGCTATTGGCACAGGCAAAGCGCTTGACAATATTCATCTGTTCAAATCCCGCAGCAGCTCAGCCAGCCGTTCCAAGCGGTAG
- the mreC gene encoding rod shape-determining protein MreC: MLIGLVTFIALMGFTLGPRVGLTWPEKFMRDTVGFVQGVFYKPASYIAGFFEDVRNMKEVYSENERLKMAVAQYARESAEYHRIKAENEDYMNMLKFTEAQKNKYDYDYRPANVLSVNQDPNNHTLVIDLGEKDGVRQNMTVISVEGMVGVISQVGNFTSTVKLLTTLDPQDAKRQQIAATVSNKDTFGIIESYDKKTRMLKMTRIPEDDPVAPQDLIVSSGNGGVIPRGMIIGKVVEVETGEFGLTRTATIEPAANFQDWKTLLVVFTPEEPQE, translated from the coding sequence ATGCTGATCGGACTTGTCACGTTTATAGCACTCATGGGCTTTACACTGGGACCTCGTGTGGGACTGACCTGGCCCGAAAAGTTCATGAGAGACACCGTTGGATTTGTGCAAGGCGTATTTTATAAGCCCGCTTCTTATATAGCGGGCTTCTTTGAAGATGTTAGGAATATGAAAGAAGTCTACAGCGAGAATGAGCGCCTGAAGATGGCCGTGGCCCAGTATGCCCGTGAAAGTGCGGAGTATCACCGGATTAAAGCAGAGAATGAAGACTACATGAACATGCTCAAGTTCACAGAGGCCCAGAAGAACAAATACGATTATGATTACCGGCCGGCCAATGTGCTCAGCGTGAATCAGGATCCCAATAATCATACGCTCGTCATTGACCTGGGAGAAAAGGATGGCGTAAGGCAGAACATGACGGTCATCTCGGTAGAAGGGATGGTCGGTGTGATCAGCCAGGTCGGCAACTTCACCTCGACCGTGAAGTTGCTTACCACCCTGGACCCGCAGGATGCCAAGCGGCAGCAGATCGCGGCCACGGTCTCGAATAAGGACACCTTTGGCATCATTGAGAGCTATGACAAGAAAACCAGGATGCTGAAAATGACGCGCATTCCGGAAGACGATCCGGTTGCTCCTCAGGATCTCATTGTATCCTCTGGTAACGGAGGCGTTATTCCTCGCGGCATGATTATCGGTAAAGTGGTAGAGGTAGAGACCGGGGAATTTGGCCTGACCCGAACCGCCACCATTGAACCCGCGGCAAACTTCCAGGATTGGAAGACACTCCTGGTCGTATTTACGCCGGAGGAGCCTCAGGAATGA
- the mreD gene encoding rod shape-determining protein MreD — protein MKRYQLLILLLFLLFIFQGTIGFWLTPPALQGIISPNLVFVAILFATIYHHRHTGLVLGLIFGIVHDIIYYGEMIGTYSFGMGVSAYIMGMIFNKPRSPLPVMLTAVILGSLLLDSMLFGIYKLFRINPDSYNWALLHQMLPDLLIHFAFALIIYVPVRKQLDLVVKAPRRSKAS, from the coding sequence ATGAAGCGTTATCAATTGCTGATCCTGCTGCTGTTTCTGCTGTTTATATTTCAGGGAACCATTGGATTTTGGCTGACACCGCCTGCACTGCAGGGAATCATTTCTCCAAATCTCGTGTTTGTTGCTATTTTATTTGCGACAATTTATCATCACCGCCATACCGGGCTTGTGCTGGGACTTATTTTCGGAATTGTACATGACATTATCTATTACGGCGAAATGATCGGTACCTACTCCTTTGGGATGGGGGTCTCGGCATATATCATGGGAATGATATTTAACAAGCCGCGATCTCCTCTGCCGGTCATGCTGACCGCTGTCATCCTGGGGAGCCTGCTGCTGGACAGTATGCTGTTCGGCATCTACAAGCTGTTCCGGATTAATCCGGATTCGTACAATTGGGCTTTGCTGCATCAAATGCTGCCCGATCTTCTGATTCATTTCGCGTTTGCCCTGATCATTTATGTGCCTGTCCGCAAACAGCTCGATCTGGTTGTGAAGGCGCCACGGCGAAGCAAGGCTTCTTGA
- the minC gene encoding septum site-determining protein MinC produces MAVKSNHVTIKGIKDGLVFLLDDQCDFEELLSELRYKLEHSHQNILTGPIIHVDVKLGSRRINDDEKQSILDILKQKGNLLIRSVESPPVSPESEPEKGPSVKAGMVRSGQVLHHRGDLLFLGDVNPGGTIVATGDIYIVGALRGTAHAGSEGNQDAIIAASYLAPTQLRISEKISRPPDEWETRETVMEFAYLQDDVMKIDKISNIARLGRDFNVFKGV; encoded by the coding sequence ATGGCTGTAAAATCCAATCACGTTACGATTAAGGGCATCAAAGATGGCCTGGTTTTCCTGCTTGATGATCAATGTGATTTTGAAGAGCTGCTCAGCGAGCTTCGTTACAAGCTGGAGCATAGCCATCAGAATATACTGACCGGGCCGATTATTCACGTGGATGTGAAGCTGGGCTCCCGGAGAATTAATGATGATGAGAAGCAGAGTATTCTAGATATTTTGAAGCAGAAGGGGAATCTGCTGATCCGTTCCGTGGAATCTCCTCCGGTCAGCCCGGAGAGTGAGCCTGAGAAGGGACCGTCAGTGAAAGCAGGCATGGTGCGTTCCGGACAGGTGCTGCATCATCGCGGGGACCTGCTCTTCCTGGGCGATGTGAATCCCGGCGGTACCATCGTGGCCACCGGAGATATTTACATTGTAGGGGCGCTGAGGGGAACGGCGCACGCTGGTTCTGAAGGGAATCAGGACGCGATTATTGCTGCATCCTACCTGGCTCCAACGCAGCTTCGAATCTCGGAGAAGATTAGCAGGCCGCCGGACGAATGGGAAACCCGGGAGACGGTGATGGAGTTTGCCTATCTGCAGGATGATGTCATGAAGATTGACAAGATTAGCAACATTGCTCGTTTGGGCCGGGATTTTAATGTGTTTAAAGGAGTGTAG
- the minD gene encoding septum site-determining protein MinD: protein MGEAIVVTSGKGGVGKTTTSANIGTALALLGKKVCLVDTDIGLRNLDVVMGLENRIIYDLCDVAEGRCRLNQALIKDKRFDELYMLPAAQTKDKNAVSPEQVRDIVLELKKEYEYVIIDCPAGIEQGFKNAIAGADKAIVVTTPEHAAVRDADRIIGLLENSEVESPKLVVNRIRPNMVKSGDMLEIEDVLQVLNIDLIGIVPDDEMVIKAANIGEPTVMNPDSQAAIAYRNIARRILGDTVPLMQIHQKKGMFTRFKKFFGMG from the coding sequence ATGGGAGAGGCAATTGTCGTCACATCAGGCAAAGGCGGAGTCGGCAAAACGACGACCTCGGCCAACATCGGAACGGCCCTGGCACTGCTGGGCAAGAAGGTATGCCTGGTAGATACCGATATCGGCCTGCGAAATCTGGATGTCGTTATGGGTCTGGAGAACCGGATCATATATGATCTTTGCGACGTTGCGGAAGGACGATGCCGCCTTAATCAAGCGCTAATCAAGGATAAGCGCTTTGACGAGCTGTATATGCTGCCTGCCGCCCAGACTAAGGACAAGAACGCTGTTTCACCGGAACAGGTGAGGGATATTGTTCTGGAACTGAAGAAGGAATACGAATACGTTATTATCGACTGTCCGGCAGGTATTGAGCAGGGCTTCAAGAACGCGATTGCAGGTGCGGATAAAGCAATTGTAGTGACGACTCCTGAGCATGCGGCAGTCCGTGACGCCGATCGGATTATCGGGCTCCTGGAGAATTCGGAAGTGGAGTCACCGAAGCTGGTCGTAAACCGGATTCGGCCGAATATGGTCAAGTCGGGAGACATGCTGGAAATTGAGGACGTTCTTCAGGTGCTGAACATTGACCTGATCGGAATTGTACCGGATGACGAAATGGTCATTAAAGCAGCGAACATCGGCGAGCCGACGGTAATGAACCCGGACTCCCAAGCGGCAATTGCTTACCGCAATATCGCCCGGCGGATTCTGGGAGATACCGTGCCTTTAATGCAAATCCATCAGAAAAAAGGCATGTTTACCCGCTTTAAGAAATTTTTTGGCATGGGCTAG
- a CDS encoding M23 family metallopeptidase yields the protein MDIRTSVRNRREARIRELLEEKANPASATRQESEALLQAAEFNKKHFTGSLASPLQDPVSERDPEKLWKQGYRGWEEPVPTPPASGPPRLMTGLLRRIVISALLFGAVWGVFSTDQPWAARVQWFVLDGLSREMDFAAAQAWYEEHFGGAPSFIPIFGQDPQESTKVNGEMLVPPLSGTVLQPFVVDMKGIKIVPQSEQQSSREVHSIEAGRVMKVRPLPDGLYTLEVQHRNGRYAQYSGLSHVTLRAEDWVQGGDVLGVVPLSLSSGEEPVLYFMLKEGSMPVDPADVIPF from the coding sequence ATGGACATCCGCACATCGGTCAGAAATAGAAGAGAAGCTCGAATTCGGGAGCTGCTGGAGGAAAAGGCAAATCCGGCATCAGCAACGAGGCAGGAATCTGAAGCTCTGCTGCAGGCTGCGGAGTTCAATAAGAAGCACTTCACAGGCTCTTTAGCTTCACCGCTGCAAGACCCTGTGTCGGAGCGTGACCCGGAAAAGCTCTGGAAGCAGGGCTATAGAGGCTGGGAGGAGCCGGTGCCGACTCCGCCCGCTTCAGGTCCGCCGCGGCTGATGACAGGCCTGCTTCGGAGAATTGTTATCAGTGCGCTTTTGTTCGGAGCGGTTTGGGGCGTTTTTTCTACCGATCAGCCTTGGGCAGCCCGTGTGCAATGGTTTGTGCTGGACGGGCTAAGTCGAGAGATGGATTTTGCAGCAGCCCAGGCCTGGTATGAAGAGCATTTTGGCGGTGCGCCATCCTTTATCCCGATTTTTGGACAGGATCCACAGGAATCTACCAAGGTGAACGGAGAAATGCTCGTACCGCCCCTTAGCGGGACGGTACTGCAGCCGTTTGTTGTAGATATGAAGGGGATCAAAATCGTTCCTCAGAGCGAGCAGCAATCCTCTCGGGAGGTACACAGTATTGAGGCTGGCAGAGTTATGAAGGTGCGTCCGCTCCCGGATGGACTGTATACGCTTGAGGTGCAGCACAGAAACGGCCGCTACGCGCAGTACAGCGGATTAAGCCATGTCACACTGAGGGCCGAGGACTGGGTGCAGGGCGGGGATGTGCTGGGAGTGGTTCCGTTATCGCTTTCTTCCGGTGAAGAGCCTGTGCTTTACTTTATGCTGAAAGAAGGGAGCATGCCTGTCGATCCGGCGGATGTGATTCCGTTTTGA
- a CDS encoding M50 family metallopeptidase produces MITIRGTVLSLHPLFVMIMLASVITGGFLELLTLFIIVFIHELGHAAAAAAMGFKVRSIQLLPFGGVAVIEEQGRMNAYKEIVIALAGPLQNVIMIGMAKLLLYIGWGDASFLEYLIQANLMIALFNLLPILPLDGGKLLQALISLFAPYHATLIWTSRAGCFCSLVMLAIGVQPLFTGETLQLNIMMIGLFLAYSNFEDYRNVPYRFVRFLVQRSSYAGEQSGEAQAIVADASKPLDEIVRLFRREKVHLIYVMNRGGGVMAVLPEQQVISSYFAVKEPPVRD; encoded by the coding sequence TTGATTACCATTCGGGGCACAGTCCTGTCTTTACACCCGCTATTTGTCATGATTATGCTGGCTTCGGTGATCACTGGTGGCTTTCTGGAGCTGCTGACGCTCTTCATTATTGTGTTCATCCATGAATTAGGCCATGCTGCTGCAGCTGCTGCTATGGGCTTCAAGGTTAGGTCCATCCAGCTGCTGCCGTTTGGAGGCGTGGCGGTCATTGAAGAGCAGGGAAGGATGAATGCATACAAGGAGATCGTCATTGCGCTTGCAGGGCCGCTGCAGAATGTAATTATGATTGGCATGGCAAAGCTGCTGCTGTACATTGGCTGGGGAGACGCCAGCTTTCTGGAATACCTGATCCAGGCTAATCTGATGATTGCCCTGTTCAATTTGCTGCCGATTCTGCCGCTGGATGGTGGAAAATTGCTGCAGGCGCTGATCAGTCTGTTCGCTCCTTATCACGCTACACTGATCTGGACCTCGCGGGCGGGATGCTTCTGCAGCCTCGTCATGCTCGCGATCGGCGTCCAGCCATTGTTCACCGGAGAGACGCTGCAGCTGAATATCATGATGATCGGCTTGTTTCTGGCATATTCCAATTTCGAGGATTATCGGAATGTGCCTTACCGCTTCGTACGTTTTCTAGTCCAGCGAAGCAGCTATGCAGGAGAGCAGAGTGGAGAAGCTCAAGCTATTGTAGCAGATGCTTCGAAACCTTTAGATGAGATTGTGCGTTTATTTAGGAGAGAAAAGGTTCATCTGATTTATGTCATGAATCGGGGCGGGGGCGTCATGGCTGTTCTTCCTGAACAGCAGGTGATCTCTTCCTACTTTGCAGTCAAAGAACCCCCGGTGCGTGACTAG
- a CDS encoding Rne/Rng family ribonuclease encodes MKQLIVQSEADIVQLALLDNRILLEYASERGEHPGAAGNFYKGRVVNVIPGMQAAFVDIGLRKNAFLYVDDVLSPHLEKQPDTKPSIEALLSAGQELIVQVVKEPMGGKGARVTTHYSLPGRFMVYMPKAGYVAVSKKISRENERSRLKQLGEGLIGKEEGLIIRTVSEGEQEAAVRSDLEWLRFLWSRILEQAIKQRPPALLHRERGMVHRFIRDVFSPEQDELIVARPTEAKEIRAYLQELLPGSKPCIKVYEGDRTLFEAYGVEEQLKQAFSRQIQLADGGTIVIDETEALTVIDVNTASYTGGSSLEETVTRTNVSAAREIARLLRLRDMGGIIIVDFIDMEEEHSRELVLSAMEEIISKDRTKCVVLGWTRLGLLEITRKMERDPAANPYRRICKACSGKGITS; translated from the coding sequence ATGAAGCAGCTTATCGTTCAGAGCGAAGCAGACATTGTTCAGCTCGCTCTTCTGGACAACCGTATCCTTCTGGAATATGCCTCCGAACGGGGTGAGCATCCCGGTGCGGCCGGCAATTTTTATAAAGGCAGGGTCGTTAATGTCATTCCAGGCATGCAGGCCGCCTTTGTTGACATCGGACTGAGGAAGAATGCCTTTTTGTACGTGGATGATGTGCTCTCTCCCCATCTGGAGAAGCAGCCCGACACCAAGCCGTCTATTGAAGCATTGCTAAGTGCAGGCCAGGAGTTGATTGTACAAGTCGTGAAGGAGCCGATGGGCGGAAAAGGCGCTCGGGTGACGACTCATTATTCTCTCCCCGGGCGGTTTATGGTCTATATGCCTAAGGCCGGATATGTCGCTGTATCCAAGAAAATTTCCCGGGAGAATGAACGATCGCGTCTGAAGCAGCTGGGAGAAGGCCTGATAGGTAAGGAAGAGGGCCTGATTATCAGGACTGTGTCAGAGGGGGAACAAGAAGCAGCTGTGCGCAGCGATCTGGAGTGGCTGCGATTTCTTTGGTCGCGTATTCTGGAGCAGGCGATCAAGCAAAGGCCACCGGCACTGCTGCACCGGGAGCGGGGCATGGTCCACCGATTTATTCGCGATGTATTTAGCCCGGAGCAGGATGAATTGATTGTAGCAAGGCCGACTGAAGCGAAGGAAATCCGTGCTTATTTGCAGGAGCTGCTTCCTGGGAGCAAGCCCTGCATCAAGGTTTACGAAGGGGACCGAACTCTTTTTGAGGCATATGGCGTAGAGGAGCAGCTAAAGCAGGCTTTTTCGAGACAGATCCAGCTTGCAGACGGCGGTACGATTGTCATTGATGAGACGGAGGCCCTGACGGTGATTGATGTCAATACGGCCAGTTATACGGGGGGCAGCAGTCTGGAGGAAACGGTCACGCGCACCAATGTCAGTGCTGCCAGGGAGATTGCACGCCTGCTCCGTTTGAGGGATATGGGCGGCATCATTATTGTTGACTTTATTGATATGGAGGAAGAGCATAGCCGGGAGCTGGTGCTGTCTGCCATGGAGGAGATTATTAGCAAGGACCGCACCAAATGCGTTGTGCTGGGCTGGACGCGTCTGGGACTGCTCGAAATTACACGGAAGATGGAACGGGATCCTGCGGCTAACCCCTATCGCAGAATCTGCAAAGCCTGCTCCGGCAAAGGAATTACGAGTTGA
- the rplU gene encoding 50S ribosomal protein L21, with the protein MYAIIETGGKQYKVQEGDVLFIEKLNAGDGESVTFDRVLAVSNGEGLVAGTPVVSGASVTAKVEKHGKGRKVVVYKYKPKKNYHKKQGHRQPFTKVTIEKIQA; encoded by the coding sequence ATGTACGCTATTATCGAAACAGGTGGTAAGCAATACAAAGTCCAAGAGGGCGATGTGTTGTTCATCGAGAAGCTGAATGCAGGTGACGGCGAAAGCGTGACTTTCGACCGTGTACTGGCCGTATCCAATGGTGAAGGCCTGGTAGCAGGAACACCGGTAGTATCCGGAGCTTCTGTAACTGCAAAGGTAGAGAAGCACGGTAAAGGCCGCAAGGTCGTTGTATACAAATACAAGCCGAAGAAGAACTACCACAAGAAGCAAGGTCATCGTCAGCCTTTCACGAAAGTAACAATCGAGAAGATTCAGGCGTAA
- a CDS encoding ribosomal-processing cysteine protease Prp has translation MITVQISRRDDGRIHGFEVKGHAGYADPGQDIVCAGVSAVTVGTVNSIEALTGTVMEAEMKGGFLSAVLPHEGHNASSEQVQLLLESMVLMLQSIADSYDEYIQIQVKIIKRRR, from the coding sequence TTGATTACTGTACAGATCTCCCGCCGGGACGACGGAAGAATTCATGGCTTTGAAGTCAAGGGTCATGCAGGTTATGCAGATCCGGGACAGGATATCGTTTGCGCTGGGGTTTCCGCTGTCACTGTTGGCACGGTCAACTCGATCGAGGCGTTAACCGGCACAGTCATGGAGGCCGAGATGAAAGGTGGATTTCTGAGTGCGGTGCTGCCGCATGAAGGACATAACGCCTCCTCGGAACAAGTTCAGCTGCTCCTGGAATCGATGGTGCTGATGCTGCAGAGTATTGCAGATTCATACGATGAGTATATTCAAATACAGGTTAAGATTATTAAAAGAAGGAGGTAG
- the rpmA gene encoding 50S ribosomal protein L27, whose amino-acid sequence MLKLDLQLFASKKGVGSTKNGRDSISKRLGTKRADGQTVTGGSILVRQRGTKIHPGTNVGIGKDDTLFAKVDGVVKFERWGRDRKKVSVYPVEVAPVAAAVEA is encoded by the coding sequence ATGTTGAAATTGGATCTTCAGTTATTCGCATCCAAAAAAGGTGTAGGCTCCACGAAGAACGGTCGTGACAGTATTTCCAAGCGTCTCGGCACGAAGCGTGCAGACGGTCAAACCGTTACGGGCGGAAGCATTCTGGTTCGCCAACGCGGAACCAAGATTCACCCAGGCACGAACGTGGGCATTGGTAAAGACGACACTCTGTTTGCGAAAGTCGATGGCGTTGTGAAATTTGAACGTTGGGGTCGTGATCGCAAGAAAGTGAGCGTCTACCCGGTTGAGGTCGCTCCTGTAGCGGCAGCAGTTGAGGCTTAA
- a CDS encoding Spo0B domain-containing protein has product MKSWKWIAAGAGGSILLPVIWLLWMPGLLAALGTVIWSVAATLFAVRMVLREQERSMAEQQRMSEEQLKERAVQALNHHRHDWMNELQIMYGYIQLGKHDKSVQCVERIKERMLQESKVSKLGIPSLVFYFQAYRTFNVPLQLEIEVVDQLHLNEKLSPLRQEALTEVIIAAVDIYEKAGEGGSPEEERQLIITFWDQEDHCIAELEGEGAFGDRRALEQQLKRVTEHTELRVEQVDTDHMTYRLYIPYVT; this is encoded by the coding sequence ATGAAGTCCTGGAAATGGATTGCGGCTGGGGCCGGGGGATCAATACTGCTTCCTGTCATCTGGCTGCTGTGGATGCCTGGCCTTCTGGCAGCTCTTGGGACAGTAATCTGGTCTGTTGCCGCAACGCTGTTCGCGGTAAGGATGGTGCTGCGGGAGCAGGAGAGATCTATGGCTGAGCAGCAAAGAATGTCCGAGGAGCAGCTGAAGGAGCGGGCGGTGCAGGCACTGAATCATCACCGTCATGATTGGATGAACGAGCTGCAAATTATGTACGGCTATATCCAGTTGGGCAAGCATGATAAATCGGTGCAATGTGTGGAAAGAATAAAAGAACGGATGCTTCAGGAAAGCAAAGTGTCGAAGCTGGGCATTCCTTCACTCGTGTTTTACTTTCAGGCGTATCGAACCTTTAATGTGCCGCTGCAGCTTGAGATCGAAGTCGTGGACCAGCTGCACTTGAATGAGAAGCTGTCCCCGCTGCGGCAGGAGGCTTTGACGGAAGTCATTATTGCTGCTGTAGACATCTATGAGAAGGCGGGAGAAGGCGGTTCGCCAGAGGAAGAAAGACAGCTGATTATTACCTTCTGGGATCAGGAGGATCACTGCATAGCCGAGCTTGAAGGAGAAGGAGCTTTTGGAGACCGCCGTGCTTTGGAGCAGCAATTGAAGCGCGTGACGGAGCATACAGAATTACGGGTAGAGCAGGTCGATACGGATCATATGACCTACCGTCTGTATATCCCGTATGTGACTTGA